A single genomic interval of Pseudorca crassidens isolate mPseCra1 chromosome 19, mPseCra1.hap1, whole genome shotgun sequence harbors:
- the AATK gene encoding serine/threonine-protein kinase LMTK1 isoform X7 — protein sequence MLACLCCKKGGIGFKEFENAEGEEYPADFSAQGSPAAAAQNGPDVYVLPLTEVSLPMAKQPGRSVHLLKSTDLGRHSLLYLEEIGHGWFGKVFLGEVNSGISSTQVVVKELKVSASVQEQMQFLEEAQPYRALQHGNLLQCLAQCAEVTPYLLVMEFCPMGDLKGYLRSCRVAESMAPDPLTLQRMACEVACGVLHLHRNNYVHSDLALRNCLLTADLTVKIGDYGLSHGKYREDYFVTADQLWVPLRWIAPELVDEVHCNLLVVDQTKASNVWSLGVTIWELFELGAQPYPHHSDRQVLAYAVREQQLKLPKPQLQLTLSDRWYEVMQFCWLQPEQRPTAEEVHLLLSYLCAKGATEAEEEFERRWRSLRPVGGSVGPGLGAAGMALGGMGELAATSSFPLLEQFAGDSFHTDGDDVLTVTETSRGLNFEYKWEAGRGSDAFPPPEGALSPGRDARLQELCVPDGAPPGVVPVLSAHSPSVGSEYFIRLEDPAPAAGHDPDCAGCAPSTLAATLRPDGSDHDDDSDGSTAASLVMEPLLGHAPPTDGPWGHCDYHLCRSHARDLPCTSRSPPPETPMLAEPRAEDIDWGMGAFCPPFFEDPLGTSPSASSRAQPSPGGEELGEAGMPRTAQHRHWSSNVSANNNSSNRAPEFWVPGLSGYTDCCPGVKQALQTVPELGHPLIPEDLREPLLGPKGASSGKEMGRCLGLPHLYPAEGLTPAPCLVTSPWTEAARSGGDSPQAEPRLAEEAEGSAGLQLPLPSIPSPSQEGALLPAEEASTPPTLPASPTPTGSPQPATEPVQALDSDSGSSSPELEAPGSEDEDTTEATSGVFTDLSSDGPQAEKPDVTPAFRSLQKQVGTPDSLDSLDIPSSASDGGSEVFSPLAVGPPGGQPRALDSGYDTENYESPEFVLKEAHEPCEPEALEELASEGESPGPETRLSASMGGLSEKNPYRDSAYFSDLDTEPEPPLGPKEKQGGVPVPGPEPDLESLKSPRLPSALPSPELGMLGEAQGSGPREVPPLPLLEDSSPEPSACPRGPRLEPPWPQDPAQVPPMPSPGHSKIFLLTPVRPSSEGHRPELQETLGLLSGSGLQERTGGPGAPRTPLCLALPAVPAAPEGRPEEEEDDSEDSDESDEELRCYSIQEPSEESEEEAPPVPVVVAESQSARNLRSLLKMPSLLSEAFCEDLERKKKAVSFFDDVTVYLFDQESPTRELGEPFPGAKESSPTFPVGSPGSPSTPGRPRRADRSPDGPAAEEGGGFEWDDGLPPTPAQEPAPCVPAAPAKPSPFSRFTVSPAPASRFSITHVTDSDSGSVGGEAAVGLAGGDTESGQW from the exons ATGCTGGCCTGCCTGTGCTGTAAGAAGGGCGGCATCGGGTTCAAG GAGTTTGAGAATGCCGAGGGGGAAGAGTACCCGGCCGACTTCTCGGCACAGGGCTCCCCGGCAGCAGCGGCTCAGAACGGGCCCGACgtgtatgtcctgccactcaccGAGGTCTCCCTGCCTATGGCCAAGCAGCCCGGGCGTTCAG TGCACCTGCTCAAGTCCACAGATCTGGGCCGGCACAGCCTCCTGTACCTGGAGGAGATTGGCCACGGCTGGTTTGGGAAG GTATTCCTCGGGGAGGTGAACTCGGGCATCAGTAGCACCCAGGTGGTGGTGAAGGAGCTGAAGGTGAGCGCCAGCGTGCAGGAGCAGATGCAGTTCCTGGAGGAGGCGCAGCCCTACAG GGCCTTGCAGCACGGCAACCTGCTCCAGTGCCTGGCCCAGTGCGCCGAGGTGACGCCCTACCTGCTGGTGATGGAGTTCTGCCCGATG GGGGACCTCAAGGGCTACCTGCGGAGCTGTCGGGTGGCAGAGTCCATGGCGCCCGACCCTCTGACCCTGCAGCGCATGGCCTGTGAGGTGGCCTGTGGCGTCCTGCACCTGCATCGCAACAACTACGTGCACAG TGACCTGGCTCTGAGGAACTGCCTGCTCACAGCCGACCTGACGGTGAAGATCGGCGACTATGGCCTGTCTCACGGCAAATACAGG GAGGACTACTTTGTGACGGCTGACCAGCTGTGGGTGCCACTGCGCTGGATCGCGCCTGAGCTGGTGGACGAGGTGCACTGCAACCTGCTGGTGGTGGACCAGACCAAGGCCAGCAACGTGTG GTCCCTGGGCGTGACCATCTGGGAGCTCTTCGAGCTGGGAGCGCAGCCCTATCCGCACCACTCCGACCGGCAGGTGCTGGCCTATGCGGTCCGGGAGCAGCAGCTCAAGCTGCCCAAGCCCCAGCTGCAGCTGACCCTCTCTGACCGCTG GTATGAGGTGATGCAGTTCTGCTGGCTTCAGCCTGAGCAGCGGCCGACGGCCGAGGAGGTGCACCTGCTGCTGTCCTACCTGTGTGCCAAGGGTGCCACCGAGGCAGAGGAGGAGTTTGAGCGGCGCTGGCGCTCACTGCGGCCTGTGGGGGGCAGCGTGGGCCCCGGGCTGGGGGCGGCAGGCATGGCACTGGGGGGCATGGGCGAGCTTGCGGCCACCTCATCCTTCCCACTGCTGGAGCAGTTTGCTGGCGACAGCTTCCACACGGATGGTGATGACGTGCTGACGGTGACTGAGACGAGCCGTGGCCTCAACTTCGAGTACAAGTGGGAAGCCGGCCGCGGCTCCGATGCCTTCCCGCCACCTGAGGGCGCACTGAGCCCGGGCCGAGACGCGCGTCTGCAGGAGCTCTGCGTCCCTGACGGTGCTCCCCCAGGCGTGGTGCCGGTGCTCAGTGCTCACAGCCCCTCGGTGGGCAGCGAGTACTTCATCCGCCTGGAAGACCCCGCGCCTGCCGCAGGCCACGACCCCGACTGTGCCGGCTGTGCCCCCAGCACCCTCGCTGCCACCCTGCGCCCCGACGGCAGTGACCATGATGACGACTCTGACGGCAGCACGGCCGCCTCGCTGGTCATGGAGCCACTGCTGGGCCACGCGCCGCCCACTGATGGCCCCTGGGGCCACTGCGACTACCACCTATGCAGGAGCCATGCCCGTGACCTGCCTTGCACCTCACGCTCACCCCCCCCGGAGACCCCGATGCTGGCGGAGCCCAGAGCAGAGGATATTGACTGGGGCATGGGGGCATTCTGCCCGCCCTTCTTTGAGGACCCGCTGGGCACATCCCCCTCCGCGAGCTCCAGGGCCCAACCATCCCCAGGTGGGGAAGAGCTGGGAGAGGCTGGGATGCCCAGGACTGCCCAGCACAGACACTGGAGCTCCAATGTATCTgcaaacaacaacagcagcaaccgAGCACCAGAATTCTGGGTCCCGGGCCTCTCAGGTTACACGGACTGCTGCCCTGGTGTGAAGCAGGCCCTACAGACCGTCCCTGAGCTGGGCCATCCTCTGATCCCAGAGGACCTCAGAGAGCCTCTCCTTGGGCCAAAGGGGGCCTCCTCTGGTAAGGAGATGGGCCGCTGCCTTGGCCTCCCCCATCTGTATCCTGCTGAGGGCCTGACACCTGCCCCGTGCCTGGTCACATCCCCGTGGACAGAGGCAGCCAGAAGTGGTGGTGACAGCCCCCAGGCAGAGCCCAGGCTTGCAGAGGAGGCCGAGGGCTCTGCTGGACTCCAGCTGCCCCTTCCCTCCATCCCATCCCCATCCCAAGAGGGAGCCCTGCTTCCTGCCGAGGAGGCCAGCACCCCGCCCACCCTGCCTGCTTCACCCACGCCCACTGGCAGCCCACAGCCTGCCACTGAGCCAGTCCAGGCCCTGGACAGCGACAGTGGCAGCAGCTCCCCTGAGCTGGAGGCACCAGGCAGTGAAGACGAAGACACGACTGAGGCCACTTCTGGTGTCTTCACTGACTTGTCCAGCGACGGCCCGCAGGCTGAGAAACCAGATGTGACACCAGCCTTCCGCTCCCTACAGAAGCAGGTGGGGACCCCCGACTCCTTGGACTCCCTGGACATCCCATCCTCAGCCAGTGATGGCGGCTCTGAGGTCTTCAGCCCATTAGCTGTTGGCCCCCCTGGCGGGCAGCCCCGAGCCCTGGACAGCGGCTATGACACAGAGAACTATGAGTCCCCTGAGTTTGTACTCAAGGAGGCCCATGAGCCCTGTGAGCCTGAGGCCTTGGAGGAGCTGGCCTCAGAGGGTGAGAGCCCCGGGCCAGAGACTCGTCTCTCCGCCTCAATGGGTGGCCTCAGCGAGAAGAATCCTTACCGCGACTCTGCCTACTTCTCAGACCTGGACACGGAGCCAGAGCCCCCCTTGGGCCCCAAGGAGAAGCAAGGAGGTGTCCCAGTCCCCGGGCCAGAGCCCGATCTGGAGAGCCTGAAGAGCCCCAGGCTGCCGTCTGCACTGCCCTCCCCTGAGTTGGGGATGCTTGGGGAGGCACAGGGCTCTGGCCCCAGGGAGGTGCCGCCACTGCCACTGCTTGAGGACTCTTCCCCAGAGCCAAGCGCCTGCCCCAGGGGCCCCAGGCTGGAGCCTCCCTGGCCCCAAGACCCAGCCCAGGTGCCACCCATGCCCAGCCCCGGGCACTCTAAGATTTTCCTGCTGACTCCGGTCCGGCCCAGCTCAGAAGGCCACCGCCCCGAGCTCCAGGAGACCCTGGGACTGCTGTCAGGGTCGGGCCTGCAGGAACGGACAGGGGGTCCAGGTGCCCCCAGAACCCCACTCTGCCTGGCCCTGCCGGCAGTCCCCGCGGCTCCAGAGGGGCGGCcggaggaggaagaggacgaCAGCGAAGACAGTGACGAGTCGGACGAGGAGCTCCGCTGCTACAGCATCCAGGAGCCGAGCGAGGAGAGCGAGGAGGAGGCGCCGCCTGTGCCAGTGGTGGTGGCGGAGAGCCAGAGTGCGCGCAACCTGCGCAGCCTGCTTAAGATGCCCAGCCTCCTGTCTGAGGCCTTCTGCGAGGACCTGGAGCGCAAGAAGAAAGCCGTGTCCTTCTTCGACGACGTCACCGTCTACCTCTTCGACCAG GAAAGCCCCACCCGGGAGCTCGGGGAGCCCTTCCCTGGCGCCAAGGAGTCGTCCCCCACGTTCCCGGTGGGCAGCCCGGGCTCCCCCAGCACCCCCGGCCGGCCTCGGCGGGCTGACCGCTCCCCCGACGGCCCCGCGGCCGAAGAGG GCGGAGGGTTCGAGTGGGACGATGGCCTCCCGCCGACGCCGGCCCAGGAGCCTGCCCCGTGCGTCCCCGCTGCGCCCGCCAAGCCCAGCCCCTTCTCTCGCTTCACTGTCTCACCAGCGCCTGCGTCCCGCTTCTCCATCACACACGTCACCGACTCGGACTCCGGGTCCGTGGGAGGTGAGGCTGCGGTGGGGCTGGCGGGAGGGGATACTGAGTCAGGACAGTGGTGA
- the AATK gene encoding serine/threonine-protein kinase LMTK1 isoform X3, whose translation MVPGTFQHQCASVGGPACIAGSRLGSGGPVLGSPTWSCAGRRGWAVMLTLSYLITRSAGSIRWASRWHRQEFENAEGEEYPADFSAQGSPAAAAQNGPDVYVLPLTEVSLPMAKQPGRSVHLLKSTDLGRHSLLYLEEIGHGWFGKVFLGEVNSGISSTQVVVKELKVSASVQEQMQFLEEAQPYRALQHGNLLQCLAQCAEVTPYLLVMEFCPMGDLKGYLRSCRVAESMAPDPLTLQRMACEVACGVLHLHRNNYVHSDLALRNCLLTADLTVKIGDYGLSHGKYREDYFVTADQLWVPLRWIAPELVDEVHCNLLVVDQTKASNVWSLGVTIWELFELGAQPYPHHSDRQVLAYAVREQQLKLPKPQLQLTLSDRWYEVMQFCWLQPEQRPTAEEVHLLLSYLCAKGATEAEEEFERRWRSLRPVGGSVGPGLGAAGMALGGMGELAATSSFPLLEQFAGDSFHTDGDDVLTVTETSRGLNFEYKWEAGRGSDAFPPPEGALSPGRDARLQELCVPDGAPPGVVPVLSAHSPSVGSEYFIRLEDPAPAAGHDPDCAGCAPSTLAATLRPDGSDHDDDSDGSTAASLVMEPLLGHAPPTDGPWGHCDYHLCRSHARDLPCTSRSPPPETPMLAEPRAEDIDWGMGAFCPPFFEDPLGTSPSASSRAQPSPGGEELGEAGMPRTAQHRHWSSNVSANNNSSNRAPEFWVPGLSGYTDCCPGVKQALQTVPELGHPLIPEDLREPLLGPKGASSGKEMGRCLGLPHLYPAEGLTPAPCLVTSPWTEAARSGGDSPQAEPRLAEEAEGSAGLQLPLPSIPSPSQEGALLPAEEASTPPTLPASPTPTGSPQPATEPVQALDSDSGSSSPELEAPGSEDEDTTEATSGVFTDLSSDGPQAEKPDVTPAFRSLQKQVGTPDSLDSLDIPSSASDGGSEVFSPLAVGPPGGQPRALDSGYDTENYESPEFVLKEAHEPCEPEALEELASEGESPGPETRLSASMGGLSEKNPYRDSAYFSDLDTEPEPPLGPKEKQGGVPVPGPEPDLESLKSPRLPSALPSPELGMLGEAQGSGPREVPPLPLLEDSSPEPSACPRGPRLEPPWPQDPAQVPPMPSPGHSKIFLLTPVRPSSEGHRPELQETLGLLSGSGLQERTGGPGAPRTPLCLALPAVPAAPEGRPEEEEDDSEDSDESDEELRCYSIQEPSEESEEEAPPVPVVVAESQSARNLRSLLKMPSLLSEAFCEDLERKKKAVSFFDDVTVYLFDQESPTRELGEPFPGAKESSPTFPVGSPGSPSTPGRPRRADRSPDGPAAEEAPASRFSITHVTDSDSGSVGGPTAGAGGSCKEA comes from the exons ATGGTGCCCGGAACATTCCAGCACCAGTGCGCCTCAGTGGGAGGGCCTGCCTGCATAGCAGGCTCCCGCCTGGGCTCTGGGGGGCCAGTGCTGGGCTCTCCCACCTGGAGCTGTGCTGGGAGAAGGGGCTGGGCAGTGATGCTCACACTGTCCTATCTGATTACCCGCTCTGCTGGCTCCATCCGGTGGGCCTCCAGGTGGCACCGTCAG GAGTTTGAGAATGCCGAGGGGGAAGAGTACCCGGCCGACTTCTCGGCACAGGGCTCCCCGGCAGCAGCGGCTCAGAACGGGCCCGACgtgtatgtcctgccactcaccGAGGTCTCCCTGCCTATGGCCAAGCAGCCCGGGCGTTCAG TGCACCTGCTCAAGTCCACAGATCTGGGCCGGCACAGCCTCCTGTACCTGGAGGAGATTGGCCACGGCTGGTTTGGGAAG GTATTCCTCGGGGAGGTGAACTCGGGCATCAGTAGCACCCAGGTGGTGGTGAAGGAGCTGAAGGTGAGCGCCAGCGTGCAGGAGCAGATGCAGTTCCTGGAGGAGGCGCAGCCCTACAG GGCCTTGCAGCACGGCAACCTGCTCCAGTGCCTGGCCCAGTGCGCCGAGGTGACGCCCTACCTGCTGGTGATGGAGTTCTGCCCGATG GGGGACCTCAAGGGCTACCTGCGGAGCTGTCGGGTGGCAGAGTCCATGGCGCCCGACCCTCTGACCCTGCAGCGCATGGCCTGTGAGGTGGCCTGTGGCGTCCTGCACCTGCATCGCAACAACTACGTGCACAG TGACCTGGCTCTGAGGAACTGCCTGCTCACAGCCGACCTGACGGTGAAGATCGGCGACTATGGCCTGTCTCACGGCAAATACAGG GAGGACTACTTTGTGACGGCTGACCAGCTGTGGGTGCCACTGCGCTGGATCGCGCCTGAGCTGGTGGACGAGGTGCACTGCAACCTGCTGGTGGTGGACCAGACCAAGGCCAGCAACGTGTG GTCCCTGGGCGTGACCATCTGGGAGCTCTTCGAGCTGGGAGCGCAGCCCTATCCGCACCACTCCGACCGGCAGGTGCTGGCCTATGCGGTCCGGGAGCAGCAGCTCAAGCTGCCCAAGCCCCAGCTGCAGCTGACCCTCTCTGACCGCTG GTATGAGGTGATGCAGTTCTGCTGGCTTCAGCCTGAGCAGCGGCCGACGGCCGAGGAGGTGCACCTGCTGCTGTCCTACCTGTGTGCCAAGGGTGCCACCGAGGCAGAGGAGGAGTTTGAGCGGCGCTGGCGCTCACTGCGGCCTGTGGGGGGCAGCGTGGGCCCCGGGCTGGGGGCGGCAGGCATGGCACTGGGGGGCATGGGCGAGCTTGCGGCCACCTCATCCTTCCCACTGCTGGAGCAGTTTGCTGGCGACAGCTTCCACACGGATGGTGATGACGTGCTGACGGTGACTGAGACGAGCCGTGGCCTCAACTTCGAGTACAAGTGGGAAGCCGGCCGCGGCTCCGATGCCTTCCCGCCACCTGAGGGCGCACTGAGCCCGGGCCGAGACGCGCGTCTGCAGGAGCTCTGCGTCCCTGACGGTGCTCCCCCAGGCGTGGTGCCGGTGCTCAGTGCTCACAGCCCCTCGGTGGGCAGCGAGTACTTCATCCGCCTGGAAGACCCCGCGCCTGCCGCAGGCCACGACCCCGACTGTGCCGGCTGTGCCCCCAGCACCCTCGCTGCCACCCTGCGCCCCGACGGCAGTGACCATGATGACGACTCTGACGGCAGCACGGCCGCCTCGCTGGTCATGGAGCCACTGCTGGGCCACGCGCCGCCCACTGATGGCCCCTGGGGCCACTGCGACTACCACCTATGCAGGAGCCATGCCCGTGACCTGCCTTGCACCTCACGCTCACCCCCCCCGGAGACCCCGATGCTGGCGGAGCCCAGAGCAGAGGATATTGACTGGGGCATGGGGGCATTCTGCCCGCCCTTCTTTGAGGACCCGCTGGGCACATCCCCCTCCGCGAGCTCCAGGGCCCAACCATCCCCAGGTGGGGAAGAGCTGGGAGAGGCTGGGATGCCCAGGACTGCCCAGCACAGACACTGGAGCTCCAATGTATCTgcaaacaacaacagcagcaaccgAGCACCAGAATTCTGGGTCCCGGGCCTCTCAGGTTACACGGACTGCTGCCCTGGTGTGAAGCAGGCCCTACAGACCGTCCCTGAGCTGGGCCATCCTCTGATCCCAGAGGACCTCAGAGAGCCTCTCCTTGGGCCAAAGGGGGCCTCCTCTGGTAAGGAGATGGGCCGCTGCCTTGGCCTCCCCCATCTGTATCCTGCTGAGGGCCTGACACCTGCCCCGTGCCTGGTCACATCCCCGTGGACAGAGGCAGCCAGAAGTGGTGGTGACAGCCCCCAGGCAGAGCCCAGGCTTGCAGAGGAGGCCGAGGGCTCTGCTGGACTCCAGCTGCCCCTTCCCTCCATCCCATCCCCATCCCAAGAGGGAGCCCTGCTTCCTGCCGAGGAGGCCAGCACCCCGCCCACCCTGCCTGCTTCACCCACGCCCACTGGCAGCCCACAGCCTGCCACTGAGCCAGTCCAGGCCCTGGACAGCGACAGTGGCAGCAGCTCCCCTGAGCTGGAGGCACCAGGCAGTGAAGACGAAGACACGACTGAGGCCACTTCTGGTGTCTTCACTGACTTGTCCAGCGACGGCCCGCAGGCTGAGAAACCAGATGTGACACCAGCCTTCCGCTCCCTACAGAAGCAGGTGGGGACCCCCGACTCCTTGGACTCCCTGGACATCCCATCCTCAGCCAGTGATGGCGGCTCTGAGGTCTTCAGCCCATTAGCTGTTGGCCCCCCTGGCGGGCAGCCCCGAGCCCTGGACAGCGGCTATGACACAGAGAACTATGAGTCCCCTGAGTTTGTACTCAAGGAGGCCCATGAGCCCTGTGAGCCTGAGGCCTTGGAGGAGCTGGCCTCAGAGGGTGAGAGCCCCGGGCCAGAGACTCGTCTCTCCGCCTCAATGGGTGGCCTCAGCGAGAAGAATCCTTACCGCGACTCTGCCTACTTCTCAGACCTGGACACGGAGCCAGAGCCCCCCTTGGGCCCCAAGGAGAAGCAAGGAGGTGTCCCAGTCCCCGGGCCAGAGCCCGATCTGGAGAGCCTGAAGAGCCCCAGGCTGCCGTCTGCACTGCCCTCCCCTGAGTTGGGGATGCTTGGGGAGGCACAGGGCTCTGGCCCCAGGGAGGTGCCGCCACTGCCACTGCTTGAGGACTCTTCCCCAGAGCCAAGCGCCTGCCCCAGGGGCCCCAGGCTGGAGCCTCCCTGGCCCCAAGACCCAGCCCAGGTGCCACCCATGCCCAGCCCCGGGCACTCTAAGATTTTCCTGCTGACTCCGGTCCGGCCCAGCTCAGAAGGCCACCGCCCCGAGCTCCAGGAGACCCTGGGACTGCTGTCAGGGTCGGGCCTGCAGGAACGGACAGGGGGTCCAGGTGCCCCCAGAACCCCACTCTGCCTGGCCCTGCCGGCAGTCCCCGCGGCTCCAGAGGGGCGGCcggaggaggaagaggacgaCAGCGAAGACAGTGACGAGTCGGACGAGGAGCTCCGCTGCTACAGCATCCAGGAGCCGAGCGAGGAGAGCGAGGAGGAGGCGCCGCCTGTGCCAGTGGTGGTGGCGGAGAGCCAGAGTGCGCGCAACCTGCGCAGCCTGCTTAAGATGCCCAGCCTCCTGTCTGAGGCCTTCTGCGAGGACCTGGAGCGCAAGAAGAAAGCCGTGTCCTTCTTCGACGACGTCACCGTCTACCTCTTCGACCAG GAAAGCCCCACCCGGGAGCTCGGGGAGCCCTTCCCTGGCGCCAAGGAGTCGTCCCCCACGTTCCCGGTGGGCAGCCCGGGCTCCCCCAGCACCCCCGGCCGGCCTCGGCGGGCTGACCGCTCCCCCGACGGCCCCGCGGCCGAAGAGG CGCCTGCGTCCCGCTTCTCCATCACACACGTCACCGACTCGGACTCCGGGTCCGTGGGAG GTCCTACAGCAGGTGCTGGGGGCAGCTGTAAAGAGGCCTGA